The DNA sequence GCAAATCGATGGGGACGCACGCGACTCAACAGTTCCGGAGTCAGGTTCTTCAGTAACTCAATCGGAGAATCAGCGATTGGTTCGATAACCAGCCCTTGCGCCTGCAGATCTCGAATCTGATTGATTTTTGCCGGTAGGAGTCCACTTCCCCCTTTAAACAATCGTTCGTTATAGAGTTGCAAGTCACACTGATCACCGGCAAAAATCATTAAACCGGTTCCCAGAGAGACCAGTTCTTCCAGTTCCGCGACGCGCTCCTTTGACAGCTGATCCACATTGGCCAGGACGATCAGATCCGGGGCTGTTAATAACTGTGACTTCCAGGTTAAACTTTCCGTTTGTGTCACCTGCCAGTTTGAATTTCCGGCTGACAGAGCCAGCGCCAGAAAATCAGTTTCACTCTCGAAAGGATTCAACCCGGGTTCGCCGTCCACAAGAACGACATCGACCATCTGACGAACATTGATCAGTTTGCTGCGAACGTTGTCTTCCATCAAGGAATCCGCAGGAATGGACAGTGTTACCACGTGTTGGCCCGGTTCATCAAAACGCACACTCACGGGGACAGTCACCGTTTTTTCTGCTGGAATTTCGGGCAGGGTCACTGGAGTAACATTACCGTCCACGTCTAACAATGCCTGACCAGACTTAAGCGGTTCTGTACTAGAATTTTCGATGACGGCAGTCAATTTAACTTCCTGATCGACCAGTGCGATTCGGCTGTCCTGCTCAAGCGAACGTAGTACGCGGTTTCCTGTCGGCTCATTTCCGATATCGATAAATCGCAACGTTACTTGTTCGCCCGACCAGCGGTCACAAAGATCGCGCACTTCAGAAGTCCAACCTGCCGACCAGAGATCGGTAACAATAATCACTTCTTTAATCGGGAATGTGGCTTCTTTCAGTTGGCGATCTACTTCCTCTAAGGTAGAAATCCAGTGACTGGCCATCTGGCTGGAATTAATCTCATTGATGCGCGCAATCAACTGGTCCCGCTCTTTCTCTGTCAGATGCGCCATCCGTACGAGGGGTTGCTCCGGTTGAGAAGCCAGCACCACCGATACCGAATCCTGCGGACCCAACTGGTTCAAAACCTGCCGAACTGCATTTTGTGCCCGGCTGAAGGCAGACTGTTCGCCGGTCTGATAAGACATACTCAGAGAATCATCCAGAATGATCACGCGGCTTGCCCGACCTTCCACCGCCAGGAACCCCGCCAGATTTGTGCCTGAACTGATGGGACGCGCCACCGCCAGAAACAGAGCCAGAACCGCCAGTGTTCGAATCGCAAGCAAGAGCCACTGTTCCAGCCGTAAGCGCCGACGATTTGTCTTCAGGGTCAATTTCAGATATTCCATGGGCGCCCAGTCCACGCGGATAAACCGTCTCCGGTTTAGCAGGTGAATAATGATCGGTGCGGTTGCCAGAACCGTTCCCGTCAAAAGTAAGGGAGCCAGAAAATGCATTGAAACTGGTTACTCACTTTCTGATGATTGACCTGCTCTGGGATCGAGAGCAGGGGAGTCTAATGTCTGATTATCTGAACCGGTAGATCCACCGAGAGACGCCATTCGTCCCCGATGTGTTTTCGCTCCTGCAAACTGTCGATTGTGTAAATAGCTGCTCAAAACCCTGCTCAAATTGGCGTCGGTAAATATCTGCAGATAGTCGATACCACAAAACTGACAGCGCTGGCGCGTCTCCTGAATAAACTCTTCCATGGCTGCCTGATACGCCTTATGAAAGGCCCATGGTTCGGCAAAGATCTCTTCTTCGCCCTCGATATCCTTGAAGATCACAGAATCTTTGAATGGAAGCTCAACCTCATCACGGTGCAGTACGTGCATCACAATCACCTCATGTCCTGCGTATTGCAGCTTGCCCAGCGACTCGTAAAATCGATCCAGTGGTGTCAGGAGATCAGACAGGACCACAACAATGCCTCGACGGTAAATCTGATCCGCGACCTGGGCGACAGCCGGACCAATGTCGGTTTCTCCCTGGAGTTTGGTCTGCTGCAGCACTTCCATGAATTTGGCCAGATGGGAGGCAGTACTCCCTGTCCGCAGATCTTCCTGAACACGATCATTAAGTATCGCCAGTCCGACCGCATCACGCTGTTTCAATAAAACAGATGACAGCGAGACGGCGATTGTTGCTGCACAATCATACTTGGAAAAGTCAGGACCGCCGTACTTCATCGAGGCTGAAGAATCGACAATAAAGACGGCACGTAAATTCGACTCTTCTTCAAAACGTTTAATATAAAACCGGTCCGAACGGGCATACGCTTTCCAGTCCAGGTTCTTCAAATCATCACCGGGTGTGTAGCTGCGATAGTCGGCAAATTCCGGAGAGAGACCGTGCAGGGGACTGCGGTGCAGGCCAGCTATCGAACCCTCAACCGGTTGGCGGGCCTTGAACCCAATCCCGGTCAGACTGCCAGCGATCTCAGGATTTAAGTATGTGTTCAAACTGACCATCCTTTCCGGCAGTGCTCTGGTGTAATGGAGTTTCCGCGATCAGTTTTTCAATTACGGTATCCGGAGTCTGGCCTTCCGACTCGGCGTTGTAAGACAGAACAATCCGGTGGCGCAAAACTGCCTTGGCAACCGCCTGCAGATCTTCCACAGAGACTTCAGGTCGACCATACAGAGCAGCCCGGGCCTTGGCTGCCAGAATCAGCGACTGGCCGCCACGTGGCCCCGCTCCCCAGAGTACCCAGCGATTAATGAACTCCAGAGCATCTTCGCTGTCGCGGCGTGTCGCCCGGATCAGGTCCATGGTGTAATCCACCAGAAAATCGCTGATGGGAACCCGGCGTACCAGATGCTGGAGTTCCAGCACTTCTTCTCCCGTCAAGGTGGCTGCCGGCTCCGACTGTTCTTCTCCAGTCACTGTTTTATAAATCTGTCTTTCTTCATCGCGAGTGGGATACCGGACGATAATCTTCATCAGAAACCGGTCCAGCTGCGCCTCGGGAAGGGGGTAGGTTCCTTCCTGTTCAATCGGGTTCTGGGTTGCAAGCACAAAAAACGGCCGGGGGAGCTGGTAATGTTTCGTCCCTGCGGAAATGTTCTTTTCCTGCATCCCCTGCAGTAAAGCCGCCTGTGTTTTGGGAGGTGTCCGGTTAATTTCATCTGCCAGCAACAGATTGGTGAAAATCGGCCCTTCTATAAACCGGAACTCACGCGTTCCAGTCTGTCGATCTTCGTAAATCACATCGGTCCCGGTAATATCGGCGGGCATCAGGTCGGGAGTGAACTGGATACGACCAAAGTCCAGCGACAGACTTTTAGCCAGCGTAGAGACCAGCAACGTCTTCGCCAGGCCCGGGACTCCTTCCAGAATACAGTGTCCCCCCGCAAGAATGCTGACCAGCAACTGCTCGACGACATCATCCTGACCAACTACGACCGTGCGAATCTGTTCGCGAATCCGTTCCTGAGCGGCTTTGAGCTTCTCCAAAGCTGCCATATCTGGTGCTGTTTTCATTTCAGACAAGATTCACTCCCTGTTCTACCAGCCTGTCTGCTGGTCACAATACATGTCGATTAACGTTGATATATTGGCAAAAACTTATAAGGCAGTTGTAAAACGATTAAGGCGACGCTGGTTCCAAAAATGGGACCGACTCCATCGCCGTTCCAACTGCCGTTGGATGCCTGTGATTTGATGAGACTGTCGCGCTGCCCCGGGAAGTAGGCATCCCAATAATCATCGCCTGCCTGGTAAAACGCCTGCGAGGCATAGAGGTTCAAATAAAAATAATGTCCCGACTGAAATCCACTTTTTCGATTTTTGAACTGTCCGTAAACATATTCCATACATTCTTCGGCCAGCGGTGATTCATATTCCCCGGCGGAATAGAGACAGGTAATTGCAGCAGCGGATATCGGCAGACGGGTATCATTACCAGAATGATATGAGTAGCGGATTCCTCCCTCAGGTGTCTGACAGAGTTCCAGATACCGGACCGCATTCTGAATTGTCCCCTTGGGTACGGTAAAGCCTGCATTGTGCGCAGCCCGGAGTCCCTGCATCTGGGTGACGGTCACACTGCCTTCATCTCCTCCCCCCGGGGTATAAATCCAGCCTCCTAAAGGGCTCTGTCCCGAAGAGGTCAACTGGATTCCATCCTTGACCACTTTGGCAATCCGGGCGCGGACTTTTGCGTCTGTCTCCATCCCATATACGCTGGAGAGAAACAGCAACGAAAATCCATGCCCGTACATGGGGCGCCCATTTTCCGCGCCGGCTGCGATCAGACCGTTTTGCTGGGCCTGACTCAGCACATACTCGGTCGCTTTCCGCACCTGATCGGCATAAGGGCCTCGGGTCGACGTATTTCCATTGGCCAGAAAGGCAATTCCTGCCAGCGAAGTCATCGAGACGGGATAGGTACTACCATCCTGGGTTGTTTGAAAACTGCCACTGGTTGTCTGCTGTTTCGCCAGATAGTCGAGCCCCCGTTGAATTGACTTGACGGTTGCTGGAGTGACGTGCCGGGGCAGTATTTCCTGCGCCTGGATCTGCGTAAAGCTACACAGCAGAAACAGCCCACCGGCAACAATCCTGATGATTACAGAAATACTCATTTGACGCCCGTTTTATTAAGAATTCATTCGAGAGCATAAGTAACGCGAACGACGGCAGAGACAGGGATCGCTTTCAATAGTGCAGAGGACTGCTCCTCGGACTGACCGCCCCCCATCCCCAGCACAGCCAGATATTGTGCCAGCATCTGACTGGAACTGTCGCTGCTCTTTTGGTTTGGATCCACCGTATTAATGGCCACAACTTTCCCGAGTTTGCCACCTGCCAGTTTTGCCAGTGCCTCCGCCTGAGAGCGTGCATCTTCCAGGGCCTTGGCATAAGCTTTGTTTTTCAAGTCTTCCACGTTTTGAATTTTAAAGGCAACCATCGTGTTGCGTGCTTTTGAAGCATTATAAGTCCCCGGCACCATGGGAGTCGTATCATTACCAATCACCACTCCCGCATCTTTGCCGGCATCAACAATCCGAACGATGATTTCCAGCAGTTCTTCGGGGCTCAGCTTATCAACTCCCGTCAGACGTAACTTGAGTGTTTCTGAGACCGATAACTCCTGAGACTGCGTATTATTCACAGCCATGCCCCGCATCATGGCCTGCATCTGACTGGCATTTAAGGACGAGTAGAGTGACATCCCATCCCCCTGAATGACCAGTCCAGGTATCTTCAGATTTTTAAATGCATCCTCGGCCCGGCGTCGATTTCCGTGATACTTGGTAACAGCATCTCCCGCCAGTTGGCCCTGACCGATGACCAGTCCGGTCATTTCGACGACCGTTGGTTTCTGTTCAACAATACCAGTCCCTACAACGGTAATCCCGGTTTCACCTTCAGCAGCGACTGGTGACAGTTGAGCAAAGCAGGGCAGAGCCAGCGTCAGTAAAAACAAGCTTCGAATTTGTGACAGGAGTAACTTACCACACATATTACATTCCATCTGATTAAGGTTCTGATGTTGGTGTTTCTTTTGACTTCTGTTTTCCAGCGGGAGTGGAGGGGTATGCGGTCACAGCCTGATTGGAAATACAAAGCATTAATCCCTGTTTCAGTCTGATCGTCCCTCCCAACGAACTCAGATCGTGCCCTCGATAGATATCAAGAATATCCCCATTTGATTTTGAAATCTCGAAGACTCCCCGGCTGGTAAATATCCAGGCGTGCTGCGGATCAATGACGGCACTCAAGCCTCCTGCCGCGATAGGCAGAGAAACCGCCCAGTTCAGACGGCTCGTTTCGCGATTCAAGGCCTCCAGTTCCCTGGAGAGCAGATAGACATTTTGATCATCAATTCCCACCAGTTGAGCAGCCGCTTTGATGGGGCGTTTCCAGACCACTTTCTTGGCAGCCAGATCCAGGGCATAGACCTCGCTGGCCCCTTCTTCTTTAAAATAAAGCAGATTGTTATCGCAGTACATCTGCCCTCTGGAATGCAGTTGTACTTCCTCTTTGGCAGCTGCATAGTAATAATTGGAAGTCGTCTGATTCATGGGATAGGGATAACGGAATACCCAGTTGATAGACCTGCCAGACAGGGATATATCAAACAGTGCTCCATTATTGGTGAGTACCAGAAGTGACTCTCCATTCAGTTTGAGCACGGGAGAGGGCATGTCTTCCATCCCGTTTGTAGAGCTGCCTGCCACGACAGATCCCAGGGGAATCCCCCACTCCTTCTTTCCCGTCTTCAACGACAGGCAACTCAAATTGAGTTGTTTACTGTTTTGCTGGTGCGAGATTGTATAAATCTGCTCTGCAACAACCAGAGGTTCACAGATATAGCTTTCGTTATTCACACTGGTTTGCCAGACTTCTTTGCCCGTCTTTTTCTGATAGGCAACCAGCCGAAAACAGGCACGGTAGCGGTTCATTTCCTTCTGAGGGATCAGAGTCGCGAGTACATAATCTCCACTCACGGCAATATGATACTGATTCAGATGGCTGGACTGATGAAAACTATAGTTGTTTAAATGATTTCCCAGATCCTTGAACTTAGCGTTCCTCCAGAGCAGCTTCCCGGACTTCAAATCGAGACCAAAACAGACGCCATAGTAGTTTATATAGGCATGCTGCTGATCAACGGCTATGGGAGGAACGTAGGTTGCATACGATTTGCTGCGGCCGTAATAATCTGATTGAGAATTCTGCAGCGCCTGTTCCACACTCTGATCCAGAAAATGCAACTGCCAGTGCGGTTGAGAATCAGATTCGGGTAACTGGAATGACTGAGAGACCGACTTTGGGTCATTGGATTTCGAAGAAGCAACAGAAGACACATTCTGCTGCGGCAGTAAAGACCTCAAATAAGGTACCGGATCAAGGGCATTGCCTCCCAGGGTCACTTTCTGACCAGGAAACTGTTGCGCGATCACTTCAATTGCTGCAGCAGCCCGTTCTGTTCGTGCGCCTCGGATCAACGCCAGCGCATGCTTTACATTCAAATCCAGTTCCGGCAGGCTGGTATCAGGATGATGCTCGAGAATCGAGCGCCAGTATTCGGCCGCCTGAAGAAAATCTCCCCGTTCAAAAGCCTGATTTCCCAGCAGGTCAGCGACTTCATCACCAATCGATGTCAAAAAATACTGGTAATAAATCTCGGTTGCCCGCTTTTCGGCATCAGCGGAATACAGCGGATGTTTTTCCGAGAGCTCAGCAAACTCCTTGCGGGCTTTGCCATCATAGAAGAGTCGATATGCTTCTCGCCCTTCTGGTGGAAGTGAAGTCAGGGCTCGAAAGATCCGCTGATTGGCATCAATCAGAAAACCATCCTGAGTCGGGAGCAGGGCGGAACTGGATTGAGAAGCAGACAGATCCTTGATCGTCGTCAGTGCTTTTTCCCACATCTGATGACGCACATAGCGTTCAAAGTCATCCAGCAGATTCAGTTTCTTTTCATCGACAGAAATACTGAAACCCGGAATCTTGTGCGGGGACGTCTCGGGGGGCTGCACTGCAGCCTCGGCCACGCCAACTTCGACAGCGACTTGCCCGGGAAGCTCTCTGGGAATCAGCAGCAGAGTTGGCAGTATCAGCCAGCCGATGATGAGCGTGAATCGATCATTTATGAACTGTAAACAGATAATGGGCGCACCTTTATCCAACAAAATCCATCCTGCAAATGAGAATGGGCCTGACGGTCTGGTTAGTCAATCAGTTTTTAATTGGCGCGATCTGTCAGAACATCAAATAGGATCGATGTGGGGTGGATTGAGTTCCCGGTTTATGAATCAATTTCACGGCTTTTCAAAAACCTGCAACTCTGTCCAAGTCAGCCCTGACGTTGTTAAATCATTGTACACCAGATTGAGTTCATTAATTCAAGCATAATTTGTCCCGTTTTTCTCTTTTTAAAATCTTTCTTAGGTAGTGACCTGGCCTACCGACGATTTGATTTCGGGTCAGCAGCAGAAATGACGACTAGAATTGCGCTCTATTAACGAAAACAGGCCCGCCTCTGAGATACAGAGACAGGCCTGATTCAAGATAAAATTATATTAGCCGTTTATCCCATCAGTTTGGTAACGGCTTGTGCTTTCACCAGTTCGCGTGGCTGATTCAGGTGATTATAGACGATGGTTTCGGGGTTGATTCCGAACGAATGATAGATCGTTGCCAGCAGTTCCCGTGGATGAACGGGATCCTTACGCGGACTGGAACCGGTCTTATCGGATTCGCCGTGAACATATCCCCGTTTCATCCCGGCCCCTGCGAGCAGAGATGTGTAACAGTAGGGCCAGTGATCTCGACCGTCGTCACTGTTTGAGTTCCCTGAAGTACTGACACCGCGTTGAGGACTGCGGCCAAATTCACCCACTGCCACAACCAGTGTTTCGTCCAGTGTGCCCCGATCATACAGGTCAGAAATCAGACTGGCGAGTCCCTGGTCAAACATGGGAGCAGACTGGTTCTTCAATCGATTTGTCAATCCAGTATGGACGTCCCAGGAATGGTTATTTGAATTCGCGACTTTTGGCCAGACAACTTCCACCACCCGTGTCCCGGCTTCTACCAGACGCCGAGCCAGCAGGAGGCTCTGACCAAAGGTGTTGCGCCCGTACTTGTCGCGGACCGCATCAGACTCCTGATCCAGGGCAAAGGCATCGCGGGCTCGACCCGAAATGACCAGATCCAAGGCCCGTGAATAGTACTTATCGAGCTTGTAATCTTCGACAGCCTTGTTCAGCTGAGGCATACCCTGGTTGATGGTATCCCGCAGACTGGCACGACGCTGCAACCGGGATGTGTAGACATCCGGACGCAACTTCAGATCATCGACGCTGATCCGGTCCATCTTATTCATATCCATATCGTCTCCCGGTGGATAGAGATAGTACGGATCATAGGCACGTCCCAGGAAACCGGCTGTCCCGGCTTTCCCGACCACATTACTCTCCTGCAGCGGTCTTGGAAGCATCACGAACGGCAGCATGGGTACCTGTGGTGGCTGGATCCGAATAA is a window from the Gimesia benthica genome containing:
- a CDS encoding prenyltransferase/squalene oxidase repeat-containing protein, whose amino-acid sequence is MSISVIIRIVAGGLFLLCSFTQIQAQEILPRHVTPATVKSIQRGLDYLAKQQTTSGSFQTTQDGSTYPVSMTSLAGIAFLANGNTSTRGPYADQVRKATEYVLSQAQQNGLIAAGAENGRPMYGHGFSLLFLSSVYGMETDAKVRARIAKVVKDGIQLTSSGQSPLGGWIYTPGGGDEGSVTVTQMQGLRAAHNAGFTVPKGTIQNAVRYLELCQTPEGGIRYSYHSGNDTRLPISAAAITCLYSAGEYESPLAEECMEYVYGQFKNRKSGFQSGHYFYLNLYASQAFYQAGDDYWDAYFPGQRDSLIKSQASNGSWNGDGVGPIFGTSVALIVLQLPYKFLPIYQR
- a CDS encoding SIMPL domain-containing protein — its product is MCGKLLLSQIRSLFLLTLALPCFAQLSPVAAEGETGITVVGTGIVEQKPTVVEMTGLVIGQGQLAGDAVTKYHGNRRRAEDAFKNLKIPGLVIQGDGMSLYSSLNASQMQAMMRGMAVNNTQSQELSVSETLKLRLTGVDKLSPEELLEIIVRIVDAGKDAGVVIGNDTTPMVPGTYNASKARNTMVAFKIQNVEDLKNKAYAKALEDARSQAEALAKLAGGKLGKVVAINTVDPNQKSSDSSSQMLAQYLAVLGMGGGQSEEQSSALLKAIPVSAVVRVTYALE
- a CDS encoding BatA domain-containing protein, encoding MHFLAPLLLTGTVLATAPIIIHLLNRRRFIRVDWAPMEYLKLTLKTNRRRLRLEQWLLLAIRTLAVLALFLAVARPISSGTNLAGFLAVEGRASRVIILDDSLSMSYQTGEQSAFSRAQNAVRQVLNQLGPQDSVSVVLASQPEQPLVRMAHLTEKERDQLIARINEINSSQMASHWISTLEEVDRQLKEATFPIKEVIIVTDLWSAGWTSEVRDLCDRWSGEQVTLRFIDIGNEPTGNRVLRSLEQDSRIALVDQEVKLTAVIENSSTEPLKSGQALLDVDGNVTPVTLPEIPAEKTVTVPVSVRFDEPGQHVVTLSIPADSLMEDNVRSKLINVRQMVDVVLVDGEPGLNPFESETDFLALALSAGNSNWQVTQTESLTWKSQLLTAPDLIVLANVDQLSKERVAELEELVSLGTGLMIFAGDQCDLQLYNERLFKGGSGLLPAKINQIRDLQAQGLVIEPIADSPIELLKNLTPELLSRVRPHRFADVVLEQGEGQRQVNVLARWNDPQQSPAVLEKRFGEGRVLFWTISADKSWSDWPAEASFVLAMRVAAQEIAAEIQRGENLIAGEPIHLELETITAPQSGELVWLDRDLKPLEVRFGMEGESKTILSSDPIRFSGVVEATWQDTQSGGQTQKFAINANVEDSLQERLNEQELQQYLGRMPLKLIRYQGKEMDLSTAGTELWRYLAVVLLGCLISESLLAAWIGRRR
- a CDS encoding DUF1501 domain-containing protein codes for the protein MLIIPGQSGKEPCESRSQISRRDLLRVGGSSMMGMGLGTMLQLQEAAANSNEGGGGPGWAKAKSVILIFLQGGPSHLDLWDPKENVPDNVRSVFQPISTKLPGVQFTELLPNLAQQNDKFTMIRSMSYTPKGLFNHTAAIYQMLTGYTTDKVSPSGQLEPPSPKDFPNFGSNIIRIQPPQVPMLPFVMLPRPLQESNVVGKAGTAGFLGRAYDPYYLYPPGDDMDMNKMDRISVDDLKLRPDVYTSRLQRRASLRDTINQGMPQLNKAVEDYKLDKYYSRALDLVISGRARDAFALDQESDAVRDKYGRNTFGQSLLLARRLVEAGTRVVEVVWPKVANSNNHSWDVHTGLTNRLKNQSAPMFDQGLASLISDLYDRGTLDETLVVAVGEFGRSPQRGVSTSGNSNSDDGRDHWPYCYTSLLAGAGMKRGYVHGESDKTGSSPRKDPVHPRELLATIYHSFGINPETIVYNHLNQPRELVKAQAVTKLMG
- a CDS encoding outer membrane protein assembly factor BamB family protein, whose amino-acid sequence is MDKGAPIICLQFINDRFTLIIGWLILPTLLLIPRELPGQVAVEVGVAEAAVQPPETSPHKIPGFSISVDEKKLNLLDDFERYVRHQMWEKALTTIKDLSASQSSSALLPTQDGFLIDANQRIFRALTSLPPEGREAYRLFYDGKARKEFAELSEKHPLYSADAEKRATEIYYQYFLTSIGDEVADLLGNQAFERGDFLQAAEYWRSILEHHPDTSLPELDLNVKHALALIRGARTERAAAAIEVIAQQFPGQKVTLGGNALDPVPYLRSLLPQQNVSSVASSKSNDPKSVSQSFQLPESDSQPHWQLHFLDQSVEQALQNSQSDYYGRSKSYATYVPPIAVDQQHAYINYYGVCFGLDLKSGKLLWRNAKFKDLGNHLNNYSFHQSSHLNQYHIAVSGDYVLATLIPQKEMNRYRACFRLVAYQKKTGKEVWQTSVNNESYICEPLVVAEQIYTISHQQNSKQLNLSCLSLKTGKKEWGIPLGSVVAGSSTNGMEDMPSPVLKLNGESLLVLTNNGALFDISLSGRSINWVFRYPYPMNQTTSNYYYAAAKEEVQLHSRGQMYCDNNLLYFKEEGASEVYALDLAAKKVVWKRPIKAAAQLVGIDDQNVYLLSRELEALNRETSRLNWAVSLPIAAGGLSAVIDPQHAWIFTSRGVFEISKSNGDILDIYRGHDLSSLGGTIRLKQGLMLCISNQAVTAYPSTPAGKQKSKETPTSEP
- a CDS encoding DUF58 domain-containing protein, coding for MNTYLNPEIAGSLTGIGFKARQPVEGSIAGLHRSPLHGLSPEFADYRSYTPGDDLKNLDWKAYARSDRFYIKRFEEESNLRAVFIVDSSASMKYGGPDFSKYDCAATIAVSLSSVLLKQRDAVGLAILNDRVQEDLRTGSTASHLAKFMEVLQQTKLQGETDIGPAVAQVADQIYRRGIVVVLSDLLTPLDRFYESLGKLQYAGHEVIVMHVLHRDEVELPFKDSVIFKDIEGEEEIFAEPWAFHKAYQAAMEEFIQETRQRCQFCGIDYLQIFTDANLSRVLSSYLHNRQFAGAKTHRGRMASLGGSTGSDNQTLDSPALDPRAGQSSESE
- a CDS encoding AAA family ATPase, encoding MKTAPDMAALEKLKAAQERIREQIRTVVVGQDDVVEQLLVSILAGGHCILEGVPGLAKTLLVSTLAKSLSLDFGRIQFTPDLMPADITGTDVIYEDRQTGTREFRFIEGPIFTNLLLADEINRTPPKTQAALLQGMQEKNISAGTKHYQLPRPFFVLATQNPIEQEGTYPLPEAQLDRFLMKIIVRYPTRDEERQIYKTVTGEEQSEPAATLTGEEVLELQHLVRRVPISDFLVDYTMDLIRATRRDSEDALEFINRWVLWGAGPRGGQSLILAAKARAALYGRPEVSVEDLQAVAKAVLRHRIVLSYNAESEGQTPDTVIEKLIAETPLHQSTAGKDGQFEHILKS